One segment of Anguilla anguilla isolate fAngAng1 chromosome 1, fAngAng1.pri, whole genome shotgun sequence DNA contains the following:
- the pigv gene encoding LOW QUALITY PROTEIN: GPI mannosyltransferase 2 (The sequence of the model RefSeq protein was modified relative to this genomic sequence to represent the inferred CDS: deleted 1 base in 1 codon), protein MDVRTVVQFAAFTRVLTLVLQAVFNALIPDHAADAFSPPRVEEGGALDGVVEALLGGLSRWDAEHFLFIAERGYVFEHNHAFFPLLPLGLRATAGVLRPLAGWLSLRGRLLLAVAVLNSGLFVLSAAALYGLGRAVLRDRRLALLSSLLFCLTPANVFLAAGYSEALFSALTFAGLGALEGGAPLRASLLLSLATACRANGLANTGFLVYLPLRWGLAQAGGVCRGAGGLGRGLRLVGVGLRFLLTAAVGCVLVVLPFAVFQLYGYRTFCTPSLLPEEVPPALLALARVKGYRVPDATQPPPPWCHARPPLLYSYIQDAYWDVGFLRYFQLRQTPNFLLALPVAMLVAMAAWTYAAASPALCLRLGLWGERLMGGAGKPASGFLNPRVFVYVVHAGVLLAFGFFCMHVQVLTRFLASSSPVLYWFSAHLLLHHEPLLQEEQQQDEQQEEQQQDELQEEQQQDELQEEQQQEQKQTEQGSSLHLPRMVWGGLSHNPVTHLLLQWRCCSTLSRWLLGYFTSYWLLGLALHCNFLPWT, encoded by the exons ATGGACGTGAGGACAGTGGTCCAGTTCGCGGCGTTCACAAGAGTCTTGACTTTAGTGTTGCAG GCTGTGTTTAACGCGCTGATTCCAGACCACGCTGCTGATGCCTTCAGCCCGCCgcgggtggaggaggggggggcgctggaCGGGGTGGTGGAGGCCCTGCTGGGGGGGCTGTCCCGGTGGGATGCCGAGCACTTCCTGTTCATCGCGGAGCGCGGCTACGTGTTCGAGCACAACCACGCCTTCTTCCCGCTGCTGCCGCTGGGCCTGCGCGCCACGGCGGGGGTCCTGCGGCCGCTGGCCGGCTGGCTGTCGCTGCGAGGGCGCCTCCTGCTGGCGGTGGCCGTGCTGAACAGCGGCCTGTTCGTCCTGAGCGCCGCGGCGCTGTACGGGCTGGGCCGCGCAGTTCTGCGTGACCGTCGCCTGGCGCTGCTCTCCAGCCTTCTCTTCTGCCTCACGCCCGCCAACGTGTTCCTGGCAGCCGGCTACTCGGAGGCGCTGTTCTCCGCGCTGACGTTCGCGGGGCTGGGGgcgctggag gggggggccccGCTGCGGGCCAGCCTGCTGCTCTCCCTGGCCACCGCCTGCCGGGCCAACGGCCTGGCGAACACCGGCTTCCTGGTCTACCTGCCATTGCGCTGGGGGCTGGCCCAGGCCGGGGGGGTCTGCAGGGGTGCGGGGGGGCTGGGCAGGGGGCTGCGTCTGGTGGGCGTCGGCCTACGCTTCCTGCTCACGGCGGCTGTGGGCTGCGTCCTCGTCGTGCTCCCCTTCGCCGTGTTCCAGCTGTACGGCTACCGCACCttctgcaccccctccctgctgcccGAGGAGGTGCCCCCTGCCCTGCTGGCACTGGCGCGGGTCAAAGGTTATCGGGTCCCCGACGCCACCCAGCCGCCCCCTCCCTGGTGCCACGCCCGGCCCCCCCTGCTCTACTCCTACATCCAGGACGCGTACTGGGATGTGGGCTTCCTGCGCTACTTCCAGCTCAGACAGACCCCCAACTTCCTGCTGGCCCTGCCTGTGGCCATGCTGGTCGCCATGGCAGCCTGGACATACGCCGCCGCCAGCCCCGCCCTGTGTCTGCGCCTGGGGCTGTGGGGGGAGCGGctgatggggggggcggggaaacCGGCCTCTGGATTCCTGAACCCCAGAGTGTTCGTGTACGTGGTGCACGCTGGAGTCCTCCTGGCGTTCGGCTTcttctgcatgcatgtgcag GTTCTGACCCGGTTCCTGGCCTCCTCGTCCCCTGTGCTTTACTGGTTCAGTGCGCACCTCCTCCTACACCATGAGCCCcttctgcaggaggagcagcagcaggatgagcagcaggaggagcagcagcaggatgagctgcaggaggagcagcagcaggatgagctgcaggaggagcagcagcaagaGCAGAAGCAGACGGAGCAGGGCTCCTCTCTGCACCTCCCCAGGATGGTATGGGGAGGCCTGTCCCACAACCCTGTCACCCATCTGCTGCTCCAGTGGAGGTGCTGCTCCACCCTCTCCCGCTGGCTGCTGGGATACTTCACCTCCTATTGGCTGCTGGGCCTGGCACTGCACTGCAACTTCCTGCCCTGGACCTGA
- the LOC118234499 gene encoding cell wall protein DAN4-like, whose amino-acid sequence MESLVLDFNSAWCAKEPNTLSDANMLSNTSTLSNTNTLNITNTLSITNTPTRSVTPTHSISPTRSVTPTHSISPTRSVTPTRSVSPTCSVTPTRSVSPTRSVTPTRSVSPTRSISPTRSVSPTRSVTPTRSVSPTRSVTPTRSVSPTRSISPTRSVSPTRSVTPTRSVSPTRSVTPTRSGSPTRSVTPTRSISPIRQHAQYHQHANTLSITNTLNITNTPTRSVSPTRSVTPTCAQYHQHAQYHQHANTLSITNTLSNTNMRSVSPTHSISPTRSISPTRSVSPTRSVTPTRSVSPTRSVSPTRSISPARSISPTRSVTPTRSVSPTRSISPTRSVSPTRSVTPTRSVSPTRSVTPTRSVSPTRSISPTRSVSPTRSVTPTRSVSPTRSVTPTRSGSPTRSVTPTRSISPIRQHAQYHQHANTLSITNTLNITNTPTRSVSPTRSVTPTCAQYHQHAQYHQHANTLSITNTLSNTNIITNTLSNTNTLSITNTLSITNTLNITNTLSITNTLNITNTLNITNTLNITSMLSIINTFSQG is encoded by the exons ATGGAGTCCCTAGTGCTGGACTTTAATTCAGCATGGTGTGCTAAGGAGCCTAACACACTCAGTGACGCCAACATGCTCAGTAACACCAGCACGCTCAGTAACACCAACACGCTCAATATCACCAACACGCTCAGTATCACCAACACGCCAACACGCTCAGTAACACCAACACACTCAATATCACCAACACGCTCAGTAACACCAACACACTCAATATCACCAACACGCTCAGTAACACCAACACGCTCAGTATCACCAACATGCTCAGTAACACCAACACGCTCAGTATCACCAACACGCTCAGTAACACCAACACGCTCAGTATCACCAACACGCTCAATATCACCAACACGCTCAGTATCACCAACACGCTCAGTAACACCAACACGCTCAGTATCACCAACACGCTCAGTAACACCAACACGCTCAGTATCACCAACACGCTCAATATCACCAACACGCTCAGTATCACCAACACGCTCAGTAACACCAACACGCTCAGTATCACCAACACGCTCAGTAACACCAACACGCTCAGGATCACCAACACGCTCAGTAACACCAACACGCTCAATATCACCAATACGCCAACACGCTCAATATCACCAACACGCCAACACGCTCAGTATCACCAACACGCTCAATATCACCAACACGCCAACACGCTCAGTATCACCAACACGCTCAGTAACACCAACATGCGCTCAGTATCACCAACACGCTCAATATCACCAACACGCCAACACGCTCAGTATCACCAACACGCTCAGTAACACCAACATGCGCTCAGTATCACCAACACACTCAATATCACCAACACGCTCAATATCACCAACACGCTCAGTATCACCAACACGCTCAGTAACACCAACACGCTCAGTATCACCAACACGCTCAGTATCACCAACACGCTCAATATCACCAGCACGCTCAATATCACCAACACGCTCAGTAACACCAACACGCTCAGTATCACCAACACGCTCAATATCACCAACACGCTCAGTATCACCAACACGCTCAGTAACACCAACACGCTCAGTATCACCAACACGCTCAGTAACACCAACACGCTCAGTATCACCAACACGCTCAATATCACCAACACGCTCAGTATCACCAACACGCTCAGTAACACCAACACGCTCAGTATCACCAACACGCTCAGTAACACCAACACGCTCAGGATCACCAACACGCTCAGTAACACCAACACGCTCAATATCACCAATACGCCAACACGCTCAATATCACCAACACGCCAACACGCTCAGTATCACCAACACGCTCAATATCACCAACACGCCAACACGCTCAGTATCACCAACACGCTCAGTAACACCAACATGCGCTCAGTATCACCAACACGCTCAATATCACCAACACGCCAACACGCTCAGTATCACCAACACGCTCAGTAACACCAACAT TATCACCAACACGCTCAGTAACACCAACACGCTCAGTATCACCAACACGCTCAGTATCACCAACACGCTCAATATCACCAACACGCTCAGTATCACCAACACGCTCAATATCACCAACACGCTCAATATCACGAACACGCTCAATATCACCAGCATGCTCAGTATCATCAACACGTTcagtcagggttag